In Equus przewalskii isolate Varuska chromosome 6, EquPr2, whole genome shotgun sequence, one DNA window encodes the following:
- the LOC139084207 gene encoding uncharacterized protein, with the protein MPRVLPSAPLLGSAASPPRAPSRSPSAHSPGGALRRWDRAGFLQLQVGRHPPGHVTGEGAAPAGGLEPAFRGPSLLLEPSALGRHPRPPREAGPGGSLRVSLGLKSGEGPPSAGLHMSAGPTPVLRNTGQKSTFFSANSRAYRWEGLSPVSPSCIREQLEPGFLRESFIFSSHSDGAFRYPGFWPRRCDLGQTPFPPSKPPRLPSPTLSHRSRREAERSALGREPREVTITTSTEPLLCARDR; encoded by the coding sequence ATGCCCCGCGTCCTGCCGTCCGCGCCGCTGCTCGGCTCTGCAGCTTCGCCTCCCCGCGCCCCGTCCCGGAGCCCCAGCGCCCATAGCCCGGGCGGCGCACTCCGGCGTTGGGATCGGGCAGGATTTCTCCAACTTCAGGTCGGTCGCCACCCACCAGGCCACGtgactggggagggggcagcccctGCGGGCGGGCTGGAGCCGGCCTTCCGGGgaccctccctcctcctggaacCCTCTGCCCTGGGCCGGCATCCGCGCCCGCCCCGGGAAGCAGGGCCGGGCGGAAGCCTGCGGGTCAGCCTGGGGCTGAAGAGTGGCGAGGGCCCCCCCTCCGCGGGACTGCACATGAGTGCGGGTCCTACACCCGTTCTTCGGAACACTGGGCAGAAAAGCACGTTTTTCTCAGCCAACTCTAGGGCTTACCGTTGGGAGGGTCTTTCACCTGTCTCTCCGTCATGCATCCGGGAGCAGTTGGAACCCGGTTTTCTTCGTGAGTCTTTCATATTCTCCAGCCATTCTGATGGGGCCTTCAGGTATCCTGGGTTCTGGCCTCGACGTTGTGACTTAGGACAAACCCCATTTCCACCCTCGAAACCACCACGACtaccctctcccaccctctctcaCAGGAGCAGGCGTGAAGCAGAAAGATCTGCTCTCGGAAGAGAACCAAGAGAAGTAACAATAACGACGTCTACTGAGcctttactgtgtgccag